A genome region from Bacteroides stercoris ATCC 43183 includes the following:
- a CDS encoding GH92 family glycosyl hydrolase gives MKTNLKSNSILLGGLLLLGTVFSCTQAEQDYASYVNPFIGTGGHGHTYPGAVVPNGMIQPSPDTRIYEWDACSGYYYEDTTINGFSHTHVSGTGCADYGDVLLMPTVGKQEYHPMGAKSQQMAYCSVFSHDNEVAQPGYYSVLLERYNVKAELTATKRAAIHRYTFPEAEDAGFILDFDYSIERQTNEEMKIEVISDTEIRGHKKTVYWAFDQYINFYAKFSKPFTYTLVTDSVALEEGGPLLPTAKVLLQFPTAQNEEVLVKVGVSAVDMDGARKNVEAEIPGWDFDGVRSAARQAWNDYLSKIDIRTQNADQRTMFYTALYHTGLQPNLFTDADGRYFGMDLKPHQGSVDEPVYTIFSLWDTFRAYHPLMTIIDPELNEAFIRSLIQKEKEGGVFPMWELAGNYTGTMIGYHAASLIADSYAKGYRNFDVKEAYRACLRTAEYDTTGIITHPRVLPHLMPQAKYWKNKIGYVPCDKDNESVAKALEYAYDDWCISQLAEAMGDEPNRTKYAAFAEGYKVYFDPSTRFMRGLDSEGNWRTPFNPRASTHRNDDYCEGTAWQWTWFVPHDVDGLVELMGGRDAFIGKLDSLFVADSSLEGESVSVDISGLIGQYAHGNEPSHHIAHLYNYVGQPYKTQALVDSVLHTLYFNEPNGLSGNEDCGQMSAWYVLNAMGFYQVCPGKPVYSIGRPLFDEAAIRLQNGNTFTIITHNNSRDNKYVRKIILNGEELAAPFFNHQDIVNGGTLELTMGAEPLMPDNELRK, from the coding sequence ATGAAAACAAACTTGAAATCTAATTCCATATTGCTGGGCGGACTCCTGTTGCTGGGTACTGTCTTTAGCTGTACGCAGGCAGAGCAGGACTATGCCTCTTATGTAAATCCCTTTATCGGGACAGGCGGACATGGACATACATATCCGGGTGCGGTTGTTCCTAATGGGATGATTCAACCCAGTCCCGATACACGTATCTATGAATGGGACGCTTGTTCCGGATACTATTACGAGGATACTACCATCAACGGTTTCTCGCATACCCATGTCAGCGGAACAGGATGTGCGGACTACGGTGATGTACTGCTGATGCCTACTGTTGGGAAACAGGAGTATCATCCGATGGGGGCGAAGAGTCAGCAAATGGCGTACTGTTCGGTTTTCTCGCACGATAATGAAGTGGCGCAACCCGGATATTATTCCGTCTTGCTGGAACGCTATAACGTAAAGGCGGAACTCACTGCGACAAAGCGTGCCGCCATTCACCGTTATACCTTTCCGGAAGCCGAAGATGCCGGTTTCATTCTGGACTTTGATTACAGTATCGAGCGTCAGACAAATGAGGAAATGAAAATAGAAGTAATCAGTGATACCGAAATCCGCGGACATAAAAAAACGGTATATTGGGCATTCGACCAGTATATCAACTTCTATGCCAAGTTCTCCAAGCCGTTTACCTATACATTGGTGACGGATTCTGTGGCATTGGAAGAAGGCGGTCCGCTTTTGCCCACCGCTAAAGTTCTGTTGCAGTTCCCTACGGCACAGAATGAAGAGGTATTGGTGAAAGTGGGTGTTTCGGCTGTCGATATGGACGGAGCACGTAAGAATGTGGAGGCCGAAATACCCGGATGGGATTTTGACGGAGTACGGAGTGCAGCACGTCAGGCATGGAATGACTATCTGTCCAAAATAGATATCCGTACGCAGAATGCCGACCAGCGCACGATGTTTTATACAGCCCTTTATCACACCGGTTTGCAGCCCAATCTTTTTACGGATGCAGACGGACGTTATTTCGGTATGGATTTGAAGCCGCATCAGGGCAGTGTGGACGAACCTGTGTACACGATATTCTCCTTGTGGGATACTTTCCGTGCTTATCATCCTTTGATGACAATTATAGATCCGGAACTGAATGAAGCCTTTATCCGCTCTTTGATCCAGAAAGAGAAAGAAGGCGGTGTATTCCCGATGTGGGAGCTTGCCGGCAACTATACGGGAACGATGATTGGCTACCATGCAGCTTCTCTGATTGCCGACTCTTACGCCAAAGGATATCGTAATTTTGATGTGAAGGAAGCCTACCGTGCCTGTCTCCGTACGGCGGAATACGATACGACGGGCATTATTACTCACCCCCGTGTATTGCCGCATTTGATGCCGCAGGCCAAATACTGGAAGAATAAAATAGGCTATGTTCCCTGTGACAAAGACAATGAATCGGTAGCCAAGGCGTTGGAATATGCTTATGACGACTGGTGCATCTCACAGTTGGCTGAAGCAATGGGCGATGAACCGAACCGGACTAAGTACGCGGCTTTTGCAGAGGGTTATAAGGTATATTTCGATCCGTCTACCCGTTTTATGCGCGGGCTCGACAGCGAGGGCAATTGGCGTACGCCTTTCAATCCTCGTGCTTCCACTCACCGCAACGATGATTATTGTGAAGGCACTGCCTGGCAATGGACTTGGTTCGTGCCGCATGATGTAGATGGTCTGGTGGAACTCATGGGTGGCCGTGACGCATTCATCGGTAAGCTCGATTCTCTGTTCGTGGCAGATTCTTCCTTGGAGGGCGAGTCGGTATCGGTAGATATTTCCGGACTGATAGGACAGTATGCACACGGTAACGAGCCGAGCCACCATATTGCTCACCTTTATAACTATGTGGGACAGCCGTACAAGACACAGGCATTGGTGGACAGTGTGCTGCATACGCTTTACTTCAACGAGCCCAATGGCCTTTCCGGCAATGAAGACTGCGGACAGATGTCGGCATGGTACGTGCTGAATGCTATGGGATTCTACCAGGTTTGCCCCGGAAAACCGGTGTATTCCATCGGGCGTCCGCTGTTTGATGAGGCCGCCATCCGTTTGCAGAATGGCAACACCTTTACCATTATAACCCATAATAACAGTCGTGACAATAAGTATGTCCGGAAGATTATCCTGAACGGGGAAGAACTTGCCGCTCCTTTCTTCAACCATCAAGACATCGTAAACGGCGGTACGCTGGAGCTGACTATGGGAGCGGAACCGCTGATGCCGGATAATGAGTTACGGAAATAG
- a CDS encoding ABC transporter ATP-binding protein has product MIQISNLQKKFGEKTAVNIDNYLINQGDMLGLVGNNGAGKTTLFRLILDLLQADRGKVTINDIDVCKSEDWKNFTGAFIDDGFLIDYLTPEEYFYFIGKMYGLKKEEVDGRIAPFERFMNGEVMGQKKFIRNFSAGNKQKIGIISAMLHHPQLLILDEPFNFLDPSSQSIIKQLLKKYNEEHKATVIISSHNLNHTVDVCPRIALLEHGVIIRDIQNENNSAEKELEAYFNVSVEENIETETNTEEETLTEE; this is encoded by the coding sequence ATGATTCAGATAAGTAATTTGCAAAAGAAGTTCGGCGAAAAGACCGCCGTAAATATCGACAACTACCTCATCAATCAAGGTGATATGCTGGGCTTGGTAGGAAACAACGGAGCCGGAAAGACCACCCTTTTCCGGCTGATATTGGATTTGCTGCAAGCCGACCGCGGAAAGGTCACCATCAATGATATAGACGTATGCAAAAGCGAAGACTGGAAAAACTTTACCGGCGCTTTCATAGACGACGGTTTCCTGATAGACTATCTTACGCCGGAGGAATACTTCTACTTCATCGGCAAGATGTACGGACTTAAAAAAGAAGAAGTAGACGGACGCATCGCTCCTTTCGAGCGTTTCATGAACGGTGAAGTCATGGGACAAAAGAAATTCATACGCAACTTCTCCGCCGGAAACAAGCAAAAGATAGGCATCATCTCCGCCATGCTGCATCATCCGCAACTACTGATACTTGACGAACCTTTCAACTTCCTCGACCCCAGTTCGCAGTCCATCATTAAACAACTGCTGAAAAAATATAACGAGGAACACAAAGCAACCGTCATCATTTCCAGCCACAACCTCAATCATACGGTAGATGTATGTCCGCGCATCGCCCTGTTGGAACACGGAGTCATTATCCGTGATATACAGAACGAAAACAATTCAGCCGAAAAAGAATTGGAAGCTTATTTCAATGTCAGTGTCGAAGAAAACATTGAAACTGAAACTAATACTGAAGAAGAAACACTTACAGAGGAATAA
- a CDS encoding DUF5687 family protein: MNLFIELRKHGKLAAKRNPMYEKNKFGKFWMYFMAVFWAGYLVFFGTSFAFAFNDGATEAYHVLNSGLIFILCLDFLMRFPFQKTPAQEVKPYLLLPVKRNRLIDSLLIRSGLNGFNLIWLFFFVPFAIISITRFYGITGVLTYSIGIWLLMVLNNYWFLLCRTLMNERVWWIILPILAYGSIAAGMLVPDNSPLFDWSVDLGEGFILGHLLTFTGVFAAIVVLWFINRRVMIKLIYNEINKVEDTKVKHVSEYKFLDRYGEIGEYMRLELKMLLRNKVCKTALRTVFLVVISFTCILSFTEAYDGQGMKSFILVYNFVIFGILFLSSLMSYEGNYIDGLMSRKESIYTLLRAKYILYSIAILIPLFLMIPAMATGKLAVLSCIGWAVFVAGCVYFCLFQLAVYNNRTVDLNAKMTNRQNMGTGLQNLISGAAFGVPLLMNFMLTTFFGPTVTAWILIAIGAGFILTSRFWLKNVYHRFMKRRYKNMEGFRDSRQ, translated from the coding sequence ATGAACCTCTTTATAGAATTACGCAAGCACGGAAAGTTGGCAGCCAAGCGAAACCCGATGTACGAGAAGAATAAATTCGGAAAATTCTGGATGTACTTCATGGCTGTATTCTGGGCCGGTTATCTGGTATTCTTCGGAACGAGTTTTGCCTTTGCTTTCAACGACGGGGCAACCGAAGCATATCATGTCCTGAACAGCGGGCTCATATTTATCCTCTGCCTGGATTTCCTGATGCGTTTTCCATTTCAGAAAACGCCTGCCCAAGAGGTAAAGCCCTATCTGCTGTTACCGGTAAAACGCAACCGTCTTATCGACTCCCTGCTGATACGTTCCGGATTGAACGGCTTCAACCTGATATGGCTGTTCTTCTTCGTTCCGTTCGCCATCATCAGCATCACCAGATTTTACGGCATAACGGGTGTACTGACCTATAGTATCGGAATATGGTTATTGATGGTGCTCAACAATTACTGGTTCCTGCTATGCCGGACATTGATGAACGAACGCGTCTGGTGGATAATCCTGCCTATACTGGCATACGGGAGTATCGCTGCCGGAATGTTAGTACCGGACAACAGTCCGCTATTCGACTGGTCCGTCGACTTAGGAGAAGGCTTTATCCTCGGACATCTTCTCACCTTCACCGGAGTATTTGCAGCTATCGTAGTGCTGTGGTTCATCAATCGCAGAGTGATGATAAAATTGATTTATAACGAAATCAATAAAGTAGAAGACACCAAGGTAAAGCATGTATCCGAATACAAATTTTTGGACCGCTACGGAGAGATTGGCGAATACATGCGGCTGGAACTGAAAATGTTATTGCGCAATAAAGTCTGCAAGACAGCCCTGCGCACAGTATTCCTGGTAGTGATTTCATTTACCTGCATTCTGAGCTTCACCGAAGCATACGACGGACAAGGTATGAAAAGCTTTATCCTGGTTTACAACTTTGTGATTTTCGGCATTCTGTTTTTATCAAGCCTGATGAGTTACGAAGGCAACTACATCGACGGGCTGATGAGCCGCAAGGAGTCCATCTACACACTGCTGCGTGCCAAATATATTCTGTACAGCATCGCCATACTCATCCCCCTGTTCCTGATGATACCGGCTATGGCAACCGGCAAACTGGCTGTACTGAGTTGCATCGGTTGGGCTGTATTTGTTGCAGGCTGTGTATATTTCTGCCTGTTCCAATTGGCCGTATACAATAACAGGACAGTGGATTTGAACGCCAAAATGACCAACCGCCAGAACATGGGAACCGGATTGCAGAATCTGATTTCCGGAGCGGCATTCGGCGTACCTCTGCTTATGAATTTTATGCTGACAACCTTTTTCGGCCCCACAGTTACAGCCTGGATATTGATTGCCATCGGTGCGGGTTTTATATTGACATCCCGCTTCTGGCTGAAGAATGTATACCACCGCTTTATGAAGCGGCGCTATAAGAACATGGAAGGATTTAGAGACAGCAGACAGTAA
- a CDS encoding GH92 family glycosyl hydrolase produces MKRAFLSGVFAFVLLAVSPAAEKSFSPVDYVNPFIGTTNFGTTNPGAVCPNGMMSVVPFNVMGSADNKYDKDARWWSTPYEYHNCFFTGYSHVNLSGVGCPELGSLLLMPTTGELSVDYKEYGSRYEDEQASPGYYTNFLTRYNVKTEVTATPRTGVARFTFPKGRSHILLNLGEGLTNETGAFLRQTGECEFEGMKLLGTFCYNPQAVFPIYFVMRVNKTPLKTGYWKKQRSMTGVEAEWDPDNGKYKLYTGYRKELAGDDIGAFLTFDTGESEQIEVQMGVSFVSIENARLNLDKEQSGKDFDKVLAESRKRWHDDLSRIIVEGGTDEQKIVFYTALYHALIHPNLLQDVNGQYPAMESNRILTAKGDRYTVFSLWDTYRNVHQLLTLVYPERQLQMVRSMLDMYREHGWLPKWELYGRETLTMEGDPSIPVIVDTWLKGLRGFDVELAYEAMRKGAVLPGAENLLRPDNDDYLSLGYVPLREQYDNSVSHALEYYIADNALSRMAEALAKDAEVKGQKEKARRYKEDARLFYNRSLGYKHYYSKEYGTFRPILPNGEFYAPFDPRQGENFEPNPGFHEGCAWNYTFYVPHDVKGLAQLMGGKKAFVDKLQRVFDEGLYDPANEPDIAYAHLFSYFKGEEWRTQKELHRLLQKYFKNAPDGIPGNDDTGTMSAWAIFNMMGFYPDCPGEPSYTLSTPVFDKVTIRLDAEVWGREQLVIETERPSDDSLYIREMELGGKRLSRFRISHQELVEGGKLRFVLR; encoded by the coding sequence ATGAAACGAGCATTCCTTTCCGGCGTATTTGCCTTTGTTCTGCTGGCTGTGTCTCCGGCTGCGGAGAAAAGTTTTTCTCCTGTAGACTATGTGAATCCCTTTATCGGTACGACTAACTTCGGCACGACCAATCCGGGAGCTGTCTGCCCCAACGGGATGATGTCTGTTGTTCCTTTCAACGTGATGGGGTCGGCGGACAACAAATACGATAAGGATGCCCGTTGGTGGTCCACTCCCTATGAGTATCACAACTGCTTCTTTACCGGGTATTCGCATGTCAATCTCAGTGGAGTGGGATGTCCCGAACTTGGTTCGTTGCTGCTGATGCCCACTACGGGCGAGCTTTCCGTAGACTACAAGGAGTATGGCAGCCGTTATGAAGACGAACAGGCCTCTCCGGGGTATTACACTAATTTCCTTACCCGTTATAATGTAAAGACCGAAGTGACTGCCACGCCGCGCACCGGTGTGGCGCGCTTCACTTTTCCAAAAGGCCGGAGTCATATTCTGCTGAACTTGGGAGAGGGACTGACCAATGAAACCGGAGCTTTCCTGCGGCAAACCGGAGAGTGTGAATTTGAGGGGATGAAGTTGCTCGGTACTTTCTGCTATAATCCGCAGGCAGTATTTCCTATTTACTTCGTGATGCGTGTCAACAAAACTCCCCTCAAAACCGGTTATTGGAAAAAACAGCGCTCCATGACAGGCGTGGAGGCCGAATGGGATCCGGACAATGGCAAGTATAAATTGTATACCGGTTATCGCAAGGAACTGGCGGGCGATGATATCGGCGCTTTTCTGACATTCGATACCGGGGAGAGCGAGCAGATAGAAGTGCAGATGGGTGTTTCTTTCGTCAGTATCGAGAATGCCCGTCTCAATCTGGACAAAGAGCAGTCCGGCAAGGACTTCGACAAGGTATTGGCGGAAAGCCGTAAACGCTGGCACGACGATTTGTCGCGTATCATTGTGGAAGGCGGGACGGACGAGCAGAAGATTGTTTTCTATACGGCGCTTTATCATGCGCTGATACATCCCAACCTTTTGCAGGACGTCAACGGGCAATATCCGGCAATGGAAAGCAACCGGATTCTTACGGCAAAGGGCGACCGGTATACCGTATTCTCCCTTTGGGATACTTACCGTAATGTGCATCAGCTTCTTACGCTGGTGTATCCCGAACGGCAACTGCAAATGGTGCGTTCCATGCTCGACATGTACCGTGAGCATGGCTGGTTGCCCAAGTGGGAACTCTATGGACGCGAGACATTGACGATGGAGGGCGACCCTTCTATACCGGTCATTGTGGATACCTGGCTGAAAGGTTTGCGCGGCTTCGATGTGGAGCTGGCTTATGAGGCGATGCGTAAAGGGGCTGTATTGCCGGGAGCGGAAAATCTCCTGCGACCGGATAATGACGATTATCTTTCATTGGGGTATGTACCTTTGCGCGAGCAGTACGACAACTCCGTATCGCATGCTTTGGAGTACTACATAGCCGATAACGCCCTTTCGCGCATGGCAGAGGCGCTTGCCAAGGATGCCGAGGTGAAAGGACAGAAGGAAAAAGCACGCCGCTACAAGGAGGATGCCCGTCTTTTCTATAACCGTTCTTTGGGATATAAGCATTATTATAGCAAGGAGTACGGCACATTCCGTCCTATCTTGCCGAATGGTGAGTTTTATGCTCCGTTTGACCCGAGGCAGGGCGAAAACTTTGAACCTAATCCGGGCTTTCATGAGGGGTGTGCATGGAACTATACTTTCTATGTTCCCCACGATGTAAAGGGGCTGGCGCAACTTATGGGCGGGAAGAAGGCTTTCGTAGACAAGTTGCAACGTGTTTTCGATGAGGGGCTTTACGACCCTGCCAATGAGCCGGACATCGCTTATGCGCATCTGTTCTCTTATTTCAAGGGAGAGGAGTGGCGTACCCAGAAGGAGTTACACCGTCTTTTGCAGAAGTATTTCAAGAATGCCCCCGATGGCATTCCCGGCAATGATGATACCGGAACGATGTCTGCATGGGCCATCTTCAATATGATGGGCTTCTATCCGGATTGTCCGGGCGAACCGTCTTACACGCTTTCCACACCGGTGTTCGACAAAGTGACCATCCGTCTTGATGCCGAAGTGTGGGGACGTGAGCAGTTGGTGATAGAAACGGAGCGTCCTTCGGACGATTCGCTTTATATCCGTGAAATGGAGTTAGGAGGAAAAAGACTGTCACGTTTCCGAATCAGCCACCAGGAGCTGGTAGAGGGTGGAAAGTTACGGTTTGTGTTACGTTGA
- a CDS encoding MFS transporter — translation MSRNYHNPISWIPTVYFAMGLPFVVLNMVSVLMFKGLGVGDAQIALWTSLIMLPWTLKFLWSPFLEMFKTKKFFVVLTQLVTGAGFALVAFALNLPFFFALSIFLLAVIAFSGATHDVATDGVYMSELNKQEQAKYIGWQGAFYNIAKIVASGGLVWLAGWLLKYFGGVPGATDAVRHEATVQAWMCVMLVMAAVMILLAIYHWRMLPSGGAAAAETKSAGETLEKLRSVIWDFFQKRHIGYYIAFIILYRLAEGFVMKIVPLFLKAERSAGGLGLNEQEIGLYYGTYGAAAFVLGSLLAGYYISHRGLRKTLFSLCCIFNLPFVAYTLLAIYQPESGMLIGSAIVLEYFGYGFGFVGLSLFMMQQVAPGKHQMAHYAFASGIMNLGVMLPGTISGYVSDFLGYENFFIFTLFATIPAFLITWFVPFTYADEVKGGAAT, via the coding sequence ATGAGCCGGAATTATCATAATCCGATATCTTGGATTCCAACCGTTTATTTCGCCATGGGGCTTCCCTTTGTGGTGCTGAACATGGTTTCCGTACTTATGTTCAAGGGGCTGGGAGTGGGTGATGCCCAAATAGCTTTGTGGACCTCACTGATAATGCTTCCCTGGACGTTGAAGTTTCTTTGGAGTCCTTTTCTCGAGATGTTCAAGACGAAGAAATTCTTCGTGGTACTGACGCAGTTGGTTACGGGAGCGGGGTTCGCACTGGTCGCCTTTGCACTGAATCTTCCGTTCTTTTTTGCTCTTTCCATTTTTTTGTTGGCGGTTATCGCTTTCAGCGGCGCTACGCACGATGTGGCAACGGACGGCGTGTACATGTCCGAGCTGAATAAGCAGGAACAGGCAAAGTACATCGGCTGGCAGGGAGCTTTCTATAACATCGCCAAGATTGTGGCGTCCGGCGGTTTGGTATGGCTGGCTGGGTGGCTGCTGAAATACTTCGGCGGAGTGCCCGGTGCTACGGATGCAGTGCGTCATGAGGCAACTGTCCAGGCTTGGATGTGTGTAATGCTGGTAATGGCTGCCGTGATGATATTGCTGGCAATATACCATTGGCGTATGCTGCCTTCGGGCGGTGCTGCGGCTGCCGAAACCAAGTCGGCGGGCGAAACGCTGGAGAAGTTGCGGAGCGTAATCTGGGATTTTTTTCAGAAACGTCATATAGGGTATTATATTGCCTTTATCATTCTCTATCGCCTTGCCGAGGGTTTCGTCATGAAGATTGTTCCCCTTTTCTTGAAGGCGGAACGTTCGGCAGGCGGCTTGGGACTGAATGAGCAGGAGATAGGGTTGTATTACGGCACTTACGGAGCTGCCGCCTTTGTGCTGGGCTCTTTGCTGGCCGGTTATTACATATCGCACCGCGGACTGCGGAAAACGCTGTTCTCCCTGTGCTGCATCTTTAACCTGCCTTTTGTGGCATATACCCTGCTGGCGATATATCAGCCGGAGAGCGGCATGCTGATTGGCAGTGCCATCGTGCTGGAGTATTTCGGTTACGGCTTCGGCTTTGTGGGGCTTTCGCTGTTTATGATGCAACAGGTAGCTCCGGGCAAGCACCAGATGGCGCACTATGCCTTCGCTTCTGGTATCATGAATCTGGGTGTGATGCTTCCGGGAACAATCAGCGGATACGTGAGCGATTTTCTGGGGTATGAGAATTTCTTCATCTTCACCCTGTTCGCCACTATTCCGGCATTCCTCATTACCTGGTTCGTACCGTTTACGTATGCCGATGAGGTAAAAGGCGGAGCGGCCACATAG
- a CDS encoding C40 family peptidase produces MKHSFSCIIALTGLIFCLSSCHTAAPRLDYKALAQASVRLGMDIGLTDNHKLYVNAAEWIGTPYRAGGDSKHGTDCSGLVSQLYKKTYRIRLSRSTDGQLKESNRIARRNLREGDLVFFTSRASRKKVAHVGIYLKDGKFVHASTGQGVIVSSLKEDYYTKHWLCGGRVK; encoded by the coding sequence ATGAAACACTCCTTTTCCTGTATAATTGCCTTGACCGGGTTAATATTCTGTTTAAGTTCCTGCCATACTGCCGCTCCCCGTCTCGACTATAAAGCATTGGCACAAGCCTCTGTACGCCTGGGTATGGATATCGGACTGACAGACAACCACAAGCTGTACGTCAATGCCGCCGAGTGGATAGGCACTCCCTACCGTGCCGGCGGCGACAGTAAACATGGAACGGACTGTTCCGGCCTGGTATCCCAACTTTATAAGAAAACCTACCGCATACGCCTGTCGCGCAGCACGGACGGCCAGTTGAAAGAAAGCAACAGGATAGCCCGCCGCAACCTGCGCGAAGGCGACTTGGTATTCTTTACCAGCCGGGCGTCACGCAAGAAAGTGGCACATGTAGGCATCTACCTGAAAGACGGCAAATTCGTTCATGCCAGTACCGGACAAGGAGTCATCGTGAGCAGCCTCAAGGAAGATTACTATACAAAGCACTGGCTCTGCGGCGGAAGAGTGAAATAA